The Pyrodictium delaneyi genome contains a region encoding:
- a CDS encoding fumarate hydratase produces the protein MAGLEDSLRGFLVELIRTAVTRLPRDVYEALERALEAEENPVARRQLEAMLENVRLAVRLGRPLCQDTGTPVFYLRVGDGFPLRSRLYEVVAEAVREATRVVPLRPNAVDPLRGRNSGDNTGRYVPWVEVELVPGDGLEAVFVAKGGGSEAPTRLVMALPLRGWEAVREAVLRAVAEAGPKPCPPFVVGVGIAAGGDQALSLAKRAALLRPLGSRHPDPEAARLEEELLEEVNRLGLGPHGFGGRVTALDLHIEYGFRHPATYAVGVVFSCWALRRASGVFEPDGSWRITSEHI, from the coding sequence GTGGCTGGGCTCGAGGACAGTCTACGGGGCTTCCTGGTGGAGTTGATCCGTACTGCTGTTACGCGGCTTCCCCGTGACGTGTATGAGGCGTTGGAGAGGGCGCTGGAGGCTGAGGAGAACCCTGTGGCCCGGCGGCAGCTGGAGGCTATGCTGGAGAATGTGAGGCTCGCTGTCCGGCTTGGGAGGCCGTTGTGCCAGGATACGGGTACTCCGGTCTTCTACCTCCGGGTGGGTGACGGGTTTCCGCTCCGTAGCAGGCTCTACGAGGTCGTCGCGGAGGCTGTACGGGAGGCTACCCGGGTTGTGCCGCTGCGGCCTAACGCTGTGGACCCGTTGAGGGGCAGGAATAGCGGCGATAATACTGGCCGCTATGTGCCCTGGGTGGAGGTCGAGCTTGTCCCCGGCGACGGGCTGGAGGCTGTGTTCGTGGCTAAGGGTGGTGGGAGTGAGGCGCCTACGCGGCTAGTCATGGCGCTGCCGCTGCGGGGCTGGGAGGCGGTCAGGGAGGCTGTGCTCCGGGCGGTGGCGGAGGCTGGGCCTAAGCCGTGCCCGCCATTCGTGGTGGGCGTCGGCATTGCTGCTGGGGGTGACCAGGCTCTCTCCCTGGCTAAGCGTGCCGCGTTGTTGAGGCCTCTTGGGTCGCGGCACCCTGACCCAGAGGCTGCGCGGCTGGAGGAGGAGCTCCTGGAGGAGGTTAACCGGCTGGGGTTAGGGCCCCATGGCTTCGGGGGCCGGGTGACCGCCCTGGACCTCCACATCGAGTACGGGTTCCGCCACCCCGCGACCTACGCTGTGGGGGTAGTGTTCAGCTGCTGGGCGCTCCGCCGCGCTAGTGGCGTGTTCGAGCCGGACGGCTCATGGAGGATAACCTCGGAGCACATCTAG
- a CDS encoding ribbon-helix-helix protein, CopG family, with product MRVITFKADEELLERLDMFARLKGVTRSEVIRRAIELYLKLEDYKVQPEPKIVRLTS from the coding sequence ATGAGGGTCATAACATTCAAAGCAGACGAAGAGCTCTTGGAGAGGCTAGACATGTTTGCACGCCTCAAGGGCGTGACACGGAGTGAGGTCATACGACGCGCCATCGAGCTCTACCTCAAACTAGAGGACTACAAGGTGCAGCCAGAACCAAAGATTGTGAGGCTGACAAGCTGA
- a CDS encoding FumA C-terminus/TtdB family hydratase beta subunit has product MSRVYRLSTPLGEDEVRRLRAGDVVYLSGLVFTARDAAHRRIIEVLESGGELPFPTRGLAVYHAGPVARRRDDGGWEILAAGPTTSARMEPVEPDFIRLTGVRMVIGKGGMGRGTAEACRRYGAVYAVFTGGAAVLAARAVERVEAVYWLEELGMAEAVWLLRVRDFGPLTVVIDSTGRNLYDEVMTRVRERLEELLGGAGGGGRGS; this is encoded by the coding sequence GTGTCCCGTGTCTATCGTCTCTCGACCCCGCTTGGGGAGGACGAGGTCCGCCGTCTACGGGCTGGTGACGTGGTCTACCTCTCGGGGCTCGTGTTCACGGCGCGTGATGCGGCGCACCGCAGGATAATCGAGGTCCTGGAGTCTGGTGGGGAGCTGCCCTTCCCGACCCGGGGCCTCGCAGTCTACCACGCGGGCCCGGTGGCCCGGAGGCGCGACGACGGTGGATGGGAGATACTCGCGGCCGGGCCCACTACGAGCGCGCGTATGGAGCCGGTTGAGCCGGATTTCATCAGGCTTACCGGCGTCCGGATGGTGATAGGCAAGGGTGGTATGGGCCGGGGGACTGCGGAGGCTTGCCGCCGCTACGGCGCTGTCTACGCCGTCTTCACTGGGGGCGCCGCTGTGCTGGCGGCGAGGGCTGTGGAGAGGGTTGAGGCTGTCTACTGGCTCGAGGAGCTGGGCATGGCTGAGGCTGTCTGGCTGCTCCGTGTCCGCGACTTCGGCCCCCTAACGGTGGTGATCGACTCGACGGGGCGTAACCTCTACGACGAGGTCATGACCCGGGTCCGGGAGAGGCTAGAGGAGCTACTGGGAGGCGCCGGGGGCGGTGGTCGAGGTAGTTGA
- a CDS encoding HTH domain-containing protein, whose amino-acid sequence MSIEKRSLKGQIRLILKMMQILAEKELNFKQLAEELAVQERTVSKYAELLYDLGFADIEIQGPNKIVKLTEKGRCIVKCLD is encoded by the coding sequence GTGAGCATTGAGAAGCGCAGTCTCAAGGGCCAGATAAGGCTAATACTGAAGATGATGCAGATACTAGCGGAGAAGGAGCTCAACTTCAAACAGCTAGCCGAGGAACTCGCCGTACAGGAGAGAACCGTGAGCAAGTACGCAGAGCTACTCTACGATCTAGGCTTTGCAGACATAGAGATACAGGGCCCCAACAAGATAGTAAAGCTTACAGAAAAAGGACGATGCATAGTAAAGTGTTTAGACTAA
- a CDS encoding nuclease encodes MLDARALKARYSSKWRLAARRELLSYNILNILLARYGCYVLFTGVGSGYTGYVPDNYDSPLNAFDFAVFCSKGKGDELVAFVDVTGYRDYSDGRGDTKPCILYRKVEKAKRLGIPLERVWFLHFVDTRVSMRLINAHLVEEMLAQGLAEKRKLYRDENWYICIEQRRWLEPRNFMKWLAMMKEVNNSGQL; translated from the coding sequence GTGCTGGACGCTAGGGCGTTGAAGGCCAGGTATTCCTCGAAGTGGCGGCTGGCAGCTAGGCGGGAGCTGCTTTCATATAATATACTGAATATACTGCTGGCCCGGTATGGCTGCTATGTGTTGTTCACGGGTGTCGGGAGCGGCTACACCGGCTACGTACCAGACAACTATGATAGCCCATTGAACGCCTTCGACTTCGCGGTTTTCTGCAGCAAGGGTAAGGGCGACGAGCTGGTAGCCTTTGTCGACGTTACCGGCTACCGGGACTACAGCGACGGCAGGGGCGACACTAAGCCCTGCATACTCTACAGGAAGGTGGAGAAGGCGAAGAGGCTTGGCATACCCCTGGAGCGGGTGTGGTTCCTACACTTCGTAGACACCAGGGTCTCAATGAGGCTGATCAACGCCCACCTGGTAGAGGAGATGCTGGCGCAGGGTCTGGCAGAGAAGCGGAAACTATACCGCGACGAGAACTGGTACATATGCATAGAGCAGCGCCGCTGGCTAGAACCACGCAACTTCATGAAGTGGCTGGCAATGATGAAAGAGGTGAACAACAGTGGCCAGCTATGA
- a CDS encoding DUF996 domain-containing protein gives MKLDTAKILAVAGLILSMLSFIHATLGLVGLVLYLAGMYHIGQHYNKREVFRYALVSTVGFTAALIAIALLVGLGALLGTLAAGPMGVGASIAAGLALAYIAILLMGKYKRDLMRTLAPHSSSIAEWAARLYWYGAILAILLVGLALLLIAQVLEAIVLATLRPTRTPAGSSGTL, from the coding sequence TTGAAACTAGACACTGCAAAGATCCTGGCAGTCGCCGGCCTCATCCTCTCCATGCTCTCGTTCATACACGCCACGCTGGGCCTCGTAGGACTAGTCCTATACCTTGCCGGGATGTATCATATAGGCCAACACTACAACAAGCGAGAAGTGTTCCGCTACGCCCTAGTCTCCACCGTAGGCTTCACCGCAGCCCTCATAGCCATAGCACTGCTCGTCGGCCTAGGAGCCCTCCTCGGAACCCTCGCAGCCGGGCCCATGGGGGTCGGCGCGAGCATAGCAGCCGGCCTAGCCCTAGCCTACATAGCCATACTGCTCATGGGCAAGTACAAGCGCGACCTAATGAGGACACTCGCGCCCCACAGCAGCAGCATAGCTGAATGGGCCGCCCGCCTCTACTGGTACGGGGCAATACTCGCCATACTCCTGGTAGGCCTAGCACTACTACTCATAGCCCAGGTACTCGAAGCAATAGTACTAGCGACACTTAGGCCCACCAGGACACCAGCCGGAAGCTCGGGCACGCTCTAG
- a CDS encoding succinate dehydrogenase/fumarate reductase flavoprotein subunit, translated as MVEVVEHDVLVIGSGLAGLRTALEIKRSPGGDRVDVAIVSKVQLMRSHSVAAEGGTAAVLYPEEGDSVALHAWDTVKGSDFLADQDAVWTMVKLAPEEIRLLERWGMPWSRRPDGRIAQRPFGGHSFPRACYAADKTGFFEMQTLYGRLQAFDGWTRYDEVYVTSIIVEDGWFRGATALDLRSGELLVFRARAGVIATGGAGRIYKFTTYSHSSTGDGLAMALREGIPLKDMEFIQFHPTGLVPSGILITEGARGEGGYLVNAKGERFMKRYAPERMELAPRDVVSRAIMTEIMEGRGLRDEFTGLDYVLLDLRHLGEERISERLPAVREIAIKHAGVDPVEEPIPVRPVAHYTMGGIHTDSYYRVLTAEGRWVRGLWAAGEAASASIHGANRLGSNSTIECLVSGRLVGRQVLRFLEKHPEALRGPSRERVEREEKCVYDELLKRESGESVYEVRERLQETMDRYVYVFRDRSGLEEAVRRIKRLRGAMKNVYPHDKSRVYNTDLVAVLETANMLDVALAVAVSALARTESRGAHYRVDYPRRDDENWLKHTLAVMNANGEIELGYTPVRITTWKPVERRY; from the coding sequence GTGGTCGAGGTAGTTGAGCACGATGTGCTCGTGATAGGCTCGGGGCTCGCGGGGCTACGGACTGCCCTGGAGATCAAGCGGAGCCCTGGCGGCGACAGGGTAGACGTGGCTATCGTCAGCAAGGTCCAGCTGATGAGGAGTCATAGCGTGGCCGCGGAGGGCGGCACCGCCGCCGTACTCTACCCCGAGGAGGGCGACAGCGTCGCGCTCCACGCCTGGGACACTGTTAAGGGCAGCGACTTCCTCGCCGACCAGGACGCTGTCTGGACTATGGTGAAGCTGGCGCCGGAGGAGATACGGCTGCTAGAGCGCTGGGGTATGCCCTGGAGCCGCCGGCCCGACGGGAGGATAGCCCAGCGGCCCTTCGGCGGCCACAGCTTCCCGAGAGCCTGCTACGCGGCCGACAAGACCGGGTTCTTCGAGATGCAGACCCTCTACGGCAGGCTCCAGGCCTTCGACGGCTGGACACGGTACGACGAGGTCTACGTGACCAGCATCATCGTCGAGGACGGCTGGTTCCGCGGGGCCACGGCCCTGGACCTCCGGAGCGGCGAGCTACTCGTGTTCAGGGCGAGGGCGGGCGTAATCGCGACCGGGGGCGCGGGCCGGATCTACAAGTTCACGACCTACAGCCACTCCAGCACCGGCGATGGGCTCGCGATGGCTCTCCGGGAGGGGATCCCCCTCAAGGACATGGAGTTCATACAGTTCCACCCCACGGGGCTGGTGCCGAGCGGGATACTGATCACTGAGGGCGCCCGTGGCGAGGGCGGCTACCTCGTCAACGCCAAGGGAGAACGGTTCATGAAGCGCTACGCGCCGGAGCGGATGGAGCTAGCTCCCCGCGACGTGGTCTCGAGGGCCATCATGACCGAGATAATGGAGGGCCGGGGGCTACGCGACGAGTTCACCGGGCTAGACTACGTGCTCCTCGACCTCCGCCACCTAGGCGAGGAGCGGATAAGCGAGCGGCTCCCCGCGGTCAGGGAGATAGCAATCAAGCACGCCGGGGTAGACCCCGTTGAGGAGCCTATCCCGGTGCGCCCTGTAGCCCACTACACTATGGGCGGGATACACACGGACAGCTACTACCGCGTCCTCACAGCCGAGGGCCGCTGGGTACGCGGCCTGTGGGCCGCGGGTGAGGCTGCCTCTGCGAGCATCCACGGTGCTAACCGGCTAGGCTCGAACAGCACCATAGAGTGCCTTGTCAGCGGGAGGCTTGTGGGCCGCCAAGTGCTCCGCTTCCTGGAGAAGCACCCCGAGGCCCTCAGGGGGCCTAGCAGGGAGAGGGTGGAGAGGGAGGAGAAGTGTGTCTACGACGAGTTGCTGAAGCGGGAGAGCGGGGAGAGCGTCTACGAGGTCCGCGAGCGGCTACAGGAGACGATGGACCGCTACGTATACGTCTTCCGCGACAGGAGTGGCCTCGAGGAGGCAGTGCGCCGGATAAAGAGGCTACGCGGGGCTATGAAGAACGTCTATCCCCATGACAAGAGCAGGGTGTACAACACCGACCTAGTGGCCGTGCTCGAGACCGCTAACATGCTTGACGTGGCGCTGGCCGTGGCTGTCTCGGCGCTCGCCCGGACCGAGAGCAGGGGCGCCCACTACCGGGTTGACTACCCCCGCCGCGACGACGAGAACTGGCTGAAACACACGCTGGCCGTGATGAACGCGAACGGTGAGATCGAGCTGGGCTACACCCCGGTCCGGATAACCACCTGGAAGCCCGTAGAGAGGAGGTACTAG
- the feoB gene encoding ferrous iron transport protein B: MARRPVLGQCSCSHNNNGGQRDSSEHSQQKCDIVAALVGAPNSGKTTLFNALTGSSEFVANWPGATVDVKTAYMKTDGSTLCIVDLPGTYSISGSGPEEAVTRGFLLENRPDVIVAIADATILERSLFLPLELLEAFENVVVVLTKADALEEKGLRIDTKGLEKELGAPIILVSALEGQGLDKLIEALKRPKPVNSRKIIEKVLDDLKPYVERLAGLLADKGIEPDKARWLAVKLLEGYDWVPGYLEKLLGPAEARGIVEEAERLRNELVEKGVDPSLEFIRRRYEYASRLYERYVEREAEEASEGISRLDLLFLNPLTGPLVSLGFMLLVFLATYVIATGWPLDVLLERLGFERAAEAVAEYSLSGLVAMVMDTLAGWVEAAIPHPVLARLVGEGVLSSEYGLGLVLTFVPLLAVLMALIAALEDSGLLPRIAAGVDRFFRRFGVSGKAVFPAMVSLGCNVPGVISTRVMDSEQEKKAVAFAIPLIPCSARLAVLLALAHVFFRSPLESALAVFAVYLLSIASFLATLKLATHVEGSEASDIVLELPPLKRPSLRVVWWFVWDKLRHFLVRAGTLIVVASIALWLLANYGPGGYLGDVDGGAAQSYAASVGRLLAPYVELVLGVDYDRAWRIGFGLLGGFIAKEVFLDSIAVVSPIDSAAERAKYATLAAYALEPWQALALMAAVTLYIPCMATLATIYSETRSPRLALSALVYDFALATIVALAIRGLAVVL; this comes from the coding sequence TTGGCACGGCGACCTGTCCTAGGGCAGTGCTCCTGCAGCCATAACAACAATGGCGGACAGAGAGATTCCTCGGAGCACAGCCAGCAGAAGTGCGACATAGTAGCAGCACTTGTAGGCGCGCCTAACAGCGGTAAGACTACACTCTTCAACGCGCTTACAGGGTCTAGCGAGTTCGTCGCCAACTGGCCCGGCGCCACAGTAGACGTCAAGACCGCCTACATGAAGACCGACGGCTCTACTCTCTGCATAGTAGACCTACCCGGCACCTATAGTATCAGCGGTAGTGGCCCCGAAGAGGCTGTGACACGTGGCTTCCTCTTAGAGAACCGCCCCGACGTGATAGTAGCGATAGCTGATGCTACTATTCTGGAGAGGAGCCTTTTCCTACCACTAGAGCTGCTAGAAGCATTCGAGAACGTTGTAGTAGTATTGACTAAGGCTGATGCGCTCGAGGAGAAGGGGCTACGCATAGACACTAAGGGTCTTGAGAAGGAGCTAGGAGCACCAATTATACTCGTCAGCGCTCTGGAGGGGCAAGGTCTCGACAAGCTCATAGAGGCTCTGAAGAGGCCAAAACCAGTAAACAGTAGGAAAATTATAGAAAAAGTGTTAGACGATCTCAAACCATACGTTGAACGCCTAGCCGGGCTCCTAGCAGATAAGGGGATAGAGCCTGATAAGGCCCGGTGGCTTGCCGTAAAGCTCCTCGAGGGCTACGACTGGGTCCCCGGGTATCTCGAGAAGCTGCTGGGCCCCGCTGAGGCCCGGGGGATTGTCGAGGAGGCTGAGAGACTACGGAACGAGCTAGTGGAGAAGGGTGTTGACCCGTCGCTTGAGTTCATAAGGAGGAGGTACGAGTACGCCTCCCGGCTCTACGAGAGGTACGTAGAGCGCGAGGCCGAGGAGGCTAGCGAGGGCATTTCGCGGCTAGATTTGCTCTTCCTCAACCCCCTGACGGGGCCTCTTGTTAGCCTCGGGTTCATGCTCCTCGTGTTCCTAGCCACCTATGTTATTGCCACCGGCTGGCCTCTCGACGTGTTGCTCGAACGACTCGGCTTCGAGAGGGCAGCTGAAGCCGTGGCAGAGTATAGCTTATCCGGGCTAGTAGCCATGGTTATGGACACGCTTGCTGGCTGGGTGGAGGCGGCTATACCGCATCCAGTGCTAGCCCGGCTTGTAGGCGAGGGTGTACTCTCCTCCGAGTATGGGCTTGGCCTAGTACTCACCTTCGTCCCGTTGCTGGCCGTGCTTATGGCGCTGATAGCGGCGCTAGAAGACTCTGGACTATTGCCGCGGATAGCGGCTGGGGTTGACAGGTTCTTCCGCCGCTTCGGGGTCAGCGGTAAGGCCGTGTTCCCGGCGATGGTTAGCCTCGGCTGCAACGTGCCGGGGGTGATATCCACTCGGGTTATGGACTCGGAGCAGGAAAAGAAGGCTGTAGCCTTCGCTATACCACTTATACCGTGTAGCGCACGGCTAGCAGTACTCCTAGCACTAGCTCACGTATTCTTCCGGAGCCCCCTGGAGAGCGCTCTAGCAGTGTTCGCGGTCTACCTGCTCTCGATAGCATCGTTCCTGGCTACACTGAAGCTTGCGACACACGTCGAGGGCAGCGAGGCTAGCGATATAGTGCTAGAGCTTCCGCCACTGAAGAGGCCTAGCCTCCGTGTAGTCTGGTGGTTTGTCTGGGATAAGTTGCGACACTTCCTCGTCCGCGCTGGCACGCTAATCGTTGTAGCTAGTATCGCGCTGTGGCTACTAGCCAACTACGGGCCAGGCGGCTACCTCGGGGACGTGGACGGGGGTGCTGCCCAGAGCTACGCGGCTAGTGTGGGCCGGCTACTAGCGCCCTACGTGGAGCTAGTACTAGGCGTGGACTACGACCGGGCCTGGCGCATAGGCTTCGGCCTACTAGGCGGCTTCATAGCCAAGGAGGTGTTCCTAGACTCCATAGCCGTAGTCTCACCCATAGACAGCGCCGCCGAGAGGGCCAAGTACGCAACACTCGCCGCCTACGCCCTAGAGCCCTGGCAGGCGCTAGCACTAATGGCCGCCGTGACCCTCTACATTCCCTGCATGGCGACACTCGCCACTATATACTCTGAAACGCGGAGCCCTCGGCTAGCACTATCCGCGCTAGTCTACGACTTCGCCCTAGCGACCATAGTCGCGCTCGCCATCAGGGGTCTAGCAGTAGTCTTGTAA
- a CDS encoding MG2 domain-containing protein produces MQRQALLALALLLVAAVAVPAAAASLTVSADKDTYSPGETVVITVVVEDNATSATVAVTVHDPEGTLVYSDQLTVQLVNGTGSTSTSFVLPGDAKEGNWVVKAQYGSVSAEDVFLVGGSGNGGSGGFGGGNVVVGAAFIAMAFIALAISLNKSKSPQTGRKR; encoded by the coding sequence ATGCAGCGCCAAGCCTTGCTGGCCCTGGCTCTGCTCCTGGTAGCAGCAGTAGCGGTTCCCGCTGCCGCGGCCTCTCTAACCGTCAGCGCCGACAAGGACACGTACAGCCCCGGCGAAACCGTGGTAATCACGGTAGTCGTGGAAGACAACGCTACCAGTGCAACAGTGGCGGTGACGGTCCACGATCCCGAGGGTACGCTGGTCTACAGCGACCAGCTAACTGTGCAGCTTGTGAACGGCACAGGGAGCACCAGCACAAGCTTCGTTCTCCCCGGCGATGCCAAGGAAGGGAACTGGGTGGTCAAAGCACAGTACGGCAGTGTCAGCGCCGAGGATGTGTTCCTCGTAGGCGGGTCTGGAAATGGGGGCTCCGGCGGGTTTGGGGGCGGCAACGTTGTTGTTGGTGCTGCTTTTATTGCTATGGCTTTCATTGCTCTAGCCATCTCGCTGAACAAGAGCAAATCGCCCCAGACTGGGCGGAAGAGGTGA
- a CDS encoding integrase, producing the protein MAGPGGFEPPTTGLGVPSQDRNRNEIFSREGSEPSAQAWKILLPDANRFRDWLSGKVEARTLEDYMRYYSKLPQVLTPDSITELAKRSKWYANLIRKIASFLWETGSITLEERERIYALVRGQRSLRKAKAPAVEAEKIRFTIDYLEAAGQHGYALLYKIMYYSGARAEEAEYLVRAAASLKPVSHQRSLEQTGYVELGDAVRVALHFNRGKKRCEFLWLPREVFEEARAWHGEPPSARRLSYYVRNIRRRSGLDLAPPKMLRKHHYQLMEDLEIDLELRELIQNRYAKIENVVGLTNYSKIVLRADQAYVEKILPELRRRLQVYLAEDNGRDSSSPRF; encoded by the coding sequence GTGGCGGGCCCGGGGGGATTTGAACCCCCGACCACCGGCTTAGGAGTCCCGAGCCAAGACAGGAATCGAAACGAGATTTTCTCCAGGGAAGGCTCGGAGCCTTCAGCCCAGGCCTGGAAAATCCTTCTACCGGATGCTAACAGGTTTAGGGACTGGCTCAGCGGTAAAGTCGAGGCTAGAACCCTCGAGGACTATATGCGCTATTACTCGAAGCTCCCCCAGGTCTTAACCCCCGACTCTATAACCGAGCTGGCTAAGAGGAGCAAGTGGTACGCCAACCTCATACGCAAGATAGCCAGCTTCCTCTGGGAGACCGGCAGCATAACGCTAGAGGAGCGCGAGCGCATCTACGCCCTAGTGCGGGGCCAGAGGAGCCTGCGCAAGGCCAAGGCCCCCGCGGTAGAGGCCGAAAAGATACGGTTCACCATAGACTACCTCGAGGCCGCAGGCCAGCACGGCTACGCGCTACTCTACAAGATAATGTACTATTCTGGCGCCAGGGCGGAAGAGGCAGAATATCTTGTGAGAGCGGCGGCCAGCCTGAAGCCCGTAAGCCACCAGCGGAGCCTAGAGCAAACAGGATACGTGGAGCTGGGAGACGCCGTGAGAGTGGCGCTGCACTTCAACCGCGGCAAGAAGCGCTGCGAGTTCCTCTGGCTCCCCCGCGAGGTCTTCGAAGAGGCCAGGGCGTGGCATGGCGAGCCGCCCTCGGCGCGCCGCCTATCTTACTACGTCAGGAATATACGCAGGCGCAGTGGCCTAGACCTGGCACCGCCCAAGATGCTCCGCAAACACCACTACCAGCTCATGGAAGACCTGGAGATAGACCTGGAGCTCCGCGAGCTAATACAGAACCGCTACGCCAAGATAGAGAACGTGGTCGGCCTCACCAACTACAGCAAGATAGTCCTACGCGCAGACCAGGCCTACGTCGAGAAGATACTCCCCGAGCTAAGGCGGCGGCTCCAGGTCTATCTCGCTGAGGATAATGGGAGAGATAGCTCGTCGCCTAGGTTTTGA
- a CDS encoding energy-coupling factor ABC transporter ATP-binding protein, which produces MIRLKDVWYRYSDNNWVLRGIDVEIREGEVLAIVGPNGAGKTTLMKIAAGIYRPMRGRVEAWGRDLWEAPGAERLALRRRIVYVHERPILIRGTVLDNIVYGLRIRGLDREKAQRRALEAARLLGIDGLLDRPATGLSRGQQQLVAIARALAVEPKILLLDEPFAHLDREKRRLLLNVLEKLASSGTGAAIATHDTYLAARIASRAVLVENGKVETGSIDELLL; this is translated from the coding sequence ATGATAAGGCTCAAGGATGTCTGGTACCGCTACAGCGACAACAACTGGGTCCTACGCGGCATAGACGTCGAGATACGTGAGGGCGAAGTGCTAGCCATAGTCGGGCCCAACGGCGCCGGCAAGACGACACTCATGAAGATAGCCGCCGGGATCTACCGGCCGATGCGCGGCCGCGTAGAGGCCTGGGGCCGTGACCTCTGGGAGGCCCCTGGGGCCGAGAGGCTCGCACTCCGCCGGAGAATAGTCTACGTACACGAGAGACCCATACTCATCCGTGGCACAGTCCTCGACAACATAGTCTACGGGCTCCGCATAAGAGGCCTAGACCGCGAGAAGGCTCAGCGCCGCGCCCTGGAGGCAGCAAGACTCCTAGGTATAGACGGGCTCCTAGACAGACCAGCCACGGGGCTCTCCAGGGGCCAGCAGCAGCTAGTCGCGATAGCCCGAGCGCTAGCCGTCGAGCCTAAGATACTCCTTCTAGACGAGCCCTTCGCCCACCTTGACCGGGAGAAGCGCCGTCTACTCCTCAACGTCCTCGAGAAGCTAGCTAGCAGTGGTACTGGAGCAGCTATAGCGACGCATGACACTTACCTCGCAGCCCGGATAGCTAGCCGCGCAGTACTAGTCGAGAACGGCAAAGTAGAGACAGGCAGTATAGACGAGCTACTCCTATGA
- the sdhB gene encoding succinate dehydrogenase iron-sulfur subunit has protein sequence MTGEERRELVLRVHRYSPEERRSWIQEYRVPLYRGMTVLDALLYIKQRLDPTLVFRYSCRMGTCGSCGVLVNGEPQLACQTQVASIAKDNVVEVGPLPGYPVVRDLVIDMTRVFENHRRVKPYIVRRDPREVEEAPREFLMTPEQHLEIYQFSLCIMCGLCNAACPVYHANPRYLGPQALTQAYRFIVDVRDEAAEERIALVANPDGCFGCHFAASCSAVCPKAVDPAGAIQRLRSIAIRASLGLWRKRASKVAPPLEKPLRRVEASYPTGNLVEGADPEEEAARPVQLDIDPEEL, from the coding sequence GTGACCGGGGAAGAGCGTAGGGAGCTAGTGCTCAGGGTGCATCGCTACAGCCCCGAGGAGCGCCGGAGCTGGATCCAGGAGTACAGGGTGCCCCTCTACCGCGGCATGACGGTGCTCGACGCGCTACTCTACATCAAGCAGCGTCTGGATCCGACCCTCGTATTCCGCTATAGCTGCCGGATGGGCACCTGTGGTAGCTGCGGTGTACTCGTAAATGGGGAGCCTCAGTTGGCCTGCCAGACCCAGGTAGCCAGTATAGCAAAGGACAATGTGGTCGAGGTTGGGCCGCTGCCCGGCTACCCTGTAGTGCGGGACCTCGTCATCGACATGACCCGTGTCTTCGAGAATCACCGCCGTGTGAAACCCTACATAGTCCGCCGCGACCCCCGCGAGGTAGAGGAAGCACCCCGCGAGTTCCTGATGACCCCGGAGCAGCACCTAGAGATATACCAGTTCAGCCTATGTATAATGTGCGGGCTCTGTAACGCCGCCTGCCCCGTATACCACGCGAACCCTCGTTATCTGGGCCCCCAGGCCCTGACGCAGGCGTATCGTTTCATCGTGGATGTACGCGACGAGGCCGCGGAGGAGCGTATAGCGTTAGTCGCGAACCCCGACGGCTGCTTTGGCTGCCACTTCGCCGCCAGCTGTAGCGCAGTCTGCCCCAAGGCAGTAGATCCTGCTGGCGCGATACAGAGGCTACGCAGCATAGCGATACGTGCATCCCTAGGCCTATGGAGGAAGAGAGCCAGCAAAGTGGCGCCGCCACTAGAGAAGCCGCTACGAAGGGTAGAAGCCAGCTATCCTACCGGGAACCTGGTAGAGGGAGCCGACCCCGAGGAGGAGGCCGCGCGGCCAGTACAGCTCGACATAGACCCCGAAGAACTATGA